A part of Solenopsis invicta isolate M01_SB chromosome 2, UNIL_Sinv_3.0, whole genome shotgun sequence genomic DNA contains:
- the LOC120356904 gene encoding uncharacterized protein LOC120356904 translates to MVRGAMLFLLFIAICSLTLHTTCHARDLTSVESRVSRRDVRGKNDDHHVGHLEPTVESSQIAEIGEIDLETAATKHKGHHQESGGGHKHESHHHEEHGGKGEKGYKSHHHHDKGDHGKHDKEHHAGHHEEHGGKKKGHHDEHEKYGEHHEGEKGHKGGKFGEKKGHKKGHKTKGYHNKFHKDEYHKEHKFYDDYHKGGHHEKHGDFHGHHDKKEGHHKKGGHHHSGYHEDHHGKKGHHDKGHHDEDHKGHHGKHGHEEHHDHHDSYGKKGDHHSGKKYGYKKGLLMIFVTALFAMMMMMVMMVMIIVVALMSLMIMMMVSFLMMTLLSVMTFMMMMVMMSFLKVATFLVSVFVMMATVFLMMTMIVMFVKEFLVFLVLIFFFHFVMAMSAVAFAIVSLFVELVTFFPLFAMMMLMMMTIIVVMMLLVSSVLIVVPVMMLFVMMSFFTLPVMMVMLITLVTLVAMLMMMMGMMFLPTAMFMMLALGYLKIVVMIPASFVSLMMMVMTMMTMMTMMTMGITMLFASMMFTLLPMIFVMVMVFFMTMFAVMTMVIFIMMSFIMMSLLTVMIFMVTRMMVSALLMMAFLAMMMFMMIAMLFMVAAFMMIIVKLMLLMVFIFMRFVMITMSLLALLVTLSMAKFRFFMTMFVIVMVTVFVMLVVMTLLMAAVLMMMALMMFLTMMAVFSVMMMMMAFMTFMALFTVFSMVMRMMFMTSAMFVMMAMMMAMRRSQISLIDTGSNANKHGTMSRLAAICLLVACVTSYCVTAREISRAYYDDLQVAASHHGHHHESGHGGEHHSDHHHEHGGKGDKGYKSEHHHEHGEKGHHDKGGHSGHYHEDEGHKKHHHHDDGYYGEHHKGEKGEKGHKFHEKGHYGKGHSTKGHHEVHKLDEFKKDKEFFDEHHDHGHHEEHGGHHHEHGHKKGGHFKKGHHDHHHHEGHHGKKGHHEKGHHHHDHKGHKGHGGHDEHHHHHHHHGKKGGHEDHKHWGFKKGH, encoded by the exons ATGGTGCGAGGCGCGATGTTATTTCTGCTATTCATTGCAATATGTTCGCTCACGTTGCACACGACGTGTCACGCCCGGGATCTGACCAGTGTGGAATCGCGCGTCAGCCGGCGCGATGTACGAGGAAAGAACGATGACCATCATGTAGGTCATTTAGAACCCACCGTGGAATCGTCACAGATTGCGGAGATAGGCGAAATCGATCTCGAGACGGCAGCGACCAAACACAAGGGTCATCATCAAGAGTCTGGCGGTGGTCACAAACACGAATCTCATCACCACGAGGAGCATGGTGGAAAGGGTGAAAAGGGCTATAAGAGCCATCATCATCACGACAAAGGCGACCACGGTAAGCACGACAAGGAACACCATGCCGGTCATCACGAGGAACACGGAGGCAAGAAGAAGGGTCACCATGACGAGCACGAAAAATACGGCGAGCATCACGAGGGCGAGAAGGGTCACAAAGGTGGAAAATTCGGTGAAAAGAAGGGCCACAAGAAGGGCCATAAAACCAAAGGTTATCACAACAAATTTCATAAAGACGAGTATCATAAAGAACATAAGTTTTACGATGATTATCATAAGGGTGGGCATCACGAGAAGCACGGTGACTTCCACGGTCATCACGACAAGAAGGAAGGCCACCACAAGAAGGGTGGTCATCATCATTCCGGTTATCACGAGGATCATCACGGCAAGAAGGGCCACCACGACAAAGGTCATCATGACGAAGATCATAAAGGTCATCACGGCAAGCACGGCCATGAGGAACACCACGATCATCACGATTCGTATGGCAAGAAAGGCGATCATCATTCCGGAAAGAAGTACGGCTATAAGAAGGGAC TGCTTATGATCTTCGTGACCGCCCTTTTTGccatgatgatgatgatggtgatgatggtgatgatcaTCGTGGTGGCCCTTATGTCCCTTATGATCATGATGATGGTGTCCTTTCTCATGATGACCCTTCTTTCCGTGATGACCTTCATGATGATGATGGTCATGATGTCCTTTCTTAAAGTGGCCACCTTTCTTGTGTCCGTGTTCGTGATGATGGCCACCGTGTTCCTCATGATGACCATGATCGTGATGTTCGTCAAAGAATTCCTTGTCTTTCTTGtactcatctttttttttcacttcgTGATGGCCATGAGTGCTGTGGCCTTTGCCATAGTGTCCCTTTTCGTGGAACTTGTGACCTTTTTCCCCCTTTTCGCCATGATGATGCTCATGATGATGACCATCATCGTGGTGATGATGCTTCTTGTGTCCTCCGTGCTCATCGTGGTGCCCGTGATGATGCTCTTTGTGATGATGTCCTTTTTCACCCTTCCCGTGATGATGGTGATGCTTATAACCCTTGTGACCCTTGTCGCCATGCTCATGATGATGATGGGAATGATGTTCCTCCCCACCGCCATGTTCATGATGCTTGCTCTCGGCTACCTGAAGATCGTCGTTATGATTCCTG CAAGTTTTGTATCGTtaatgatgatggtgatgaccATGATGACCATGATGACCATGATGACCATGGGAATAACCATGCTTTTTGCCTCCATGATGTTCACTCTTCTTCCCATGATCTTCGTGATGGTGATGGTGTTCTTCATGACCATGTTTGCCGTGATGACCATGGTGATCTTCATCATGATGTCCTTTATCATGATGTCCCTTCTTACCGTGATGATCTTCATGGTGACCAGAATGATGGTGTCCGCCCTTCTTATGATGGCCTTCCTTGCCATGATGATGTTCATGATGATCGCCATGCTTTTCATGGTGGCCGCCTTTATGATGATCATCGTAAAACTTATGCTCCTTATGGTATTCATCTTTATGAGATTTGTGATGATAACCATGAGTCTTCTCGCCCTTCTTGTGACCCTTTCCATGGCCAAATTTCGATTCTTTATGACCATGTTCGTGATCGTGATGGTGACCGTGTTCGTCATGCTCGTCGTGATGACCCTTCTTATGGCCGCCGTGCTCATGATGATGGCCCTCATGATGTTCCTTACCATGATGGCCGTGTTCTccgtgatgatgatgatgatggccTTTATGACCTTTATGGCCCTCTTCACCGTGTTCTCCATGGTGATGAGAATGATGTTCATGACCTCCGCCATGTTCGTGATGATGGCCATGATGATGGCCATG CGACGAAGTCAAATATCTCTCATTGATACTGGATCAAACGCGAATAAACACGGCACGATGAGCAGATTGGCGGCGATCTGCCTGCTGGTAGCGTGTGTCACTTCCTATTGCGTGACCGCGCGCGAAATCAGCAGGGCGTATTACGACGATCTGCAGGTAGCCGCTTCTCACCATGGCCATCATCATGAAAGCGGCCACGGAGGAGAGCATCATTCCGATCACCATCATGAGCATGGCGGGAAAGGCGACAAAGGATACAAGTCGGAGCATCATCACGAACATGGGGAAAAGGGACATCACGACAAAGGGGGCCATTCCGGACATTATCACGAAGACGAAGGTCATAAAAAACATCATCATCACGACGATGGCTATTATGGTGAACACCATAAAGGCGAGAAGGGAGAGAAGGGACACAAATTCCATGAGAAAGGACATTATGGTAAAGGTCACAGCACAAAGGGTCACCACGAGGTTCACAAACTCGACGAGTTTAAGAAGGATAAGGAATTCTTTGACGAACATCACGATCATGGTCATCATGAGGAACACGGTGGCCATCATCACGAGCACGGACACAAGAAAGGTGGCCACTTTAAGAAAGGACATCATGACCATCATCATCACGAGGGTCATCACGGAAAGAAGGGTCATCATGAGAAAGGACATCATCATCATGATCACAAGGGTCACAAAGGCCATGGCGGACACGATGagcatcatcatcaccatcatcatcatgGCAAAAAAGGCGGCCATGAAGACCATAAGCACTGGGGATTCAAAAAGGGACATTAA
- the LOC105200787 gene encoding histidine-rich glycoprotein: MAKYVGPCLFLGLAVICTVIAISSARDVRSMYGDLEVASSHHHGHHHGHHHEHGGGHEHHSHHHGEHGEEGHKGHKGHHHHHHGEHGHHGKEHHEGHHHEHGGHKKGHHDEHDEHGHHHDHEHGHKESKFGHGKGHKKGEKTHGYHHKSHKDEYHKEHKFYDDHHKGGHHEKHGDHHEHHHGKEGHHKKGGHHHSGHHEDHHGKKGHHDKGHHDEDHHGHHGKHGHEEHHHHHEDHGKKSEHHGGKKHGYSHGHHGHHGHHGHHDHHHHEGHHGKKGHHEKGHHHHDHKGHKGHHDDHHHHHHHHHHGKKGGHEDHKHWEFKKGH; the protein is encoded by the exons ATGGCTAAATACGTAGGTCCATGCTTGTTTCTGGGATTGGCTGTGATATGCACGGTCATTGCTATATCTTCGGCGCGAGATGTTCGAAGTATGTACGGAGATTTAGAAGTGGCCAGTTCTCATCACCATGGCCATCATCATGGCCATCATCACGAACATGGCGGAGGTCATGAACATCATTCTCATCACCATGGAGAACACGGTGAAGAGGGCCATAAAGGTCATAAAggccatcatcatcatcatcacggAGAACACGGCCATCATGGTAAGGAACATCATGAGGGCCATCATCATGAGCACGGCGGCCATAAGAAGGGTCATCACGACGAGCATGACGAACACGGTCACCATCACGATCACGAACATGGTCATAAAGAATCGAAATTTGGCCATGGAAAGGGTCACAAGAAGGGCGAGAAGACTCATGGTTATCATCACAAATCTCATAAAGATGAATACCATAAGGAGCATAAGTTTTACGATGATCATCATAAAGGCGGCCACCATGAAAAGCATGGCGATCATCATGAACATCATCATGGCAAGGAAGGCCATCATAAGAAGGGCGGACACCATCATTCTGGTCACCATGAAGATCATCACGGTAAGAAGGGACATCATGATAAAGGACATCATGATGAAGATCACCATGGTCATCACGGCAAACATGGTCATGAAGAACACCATCACCATCACGAAGATCATGGGAAGAAGAGTGAACATCATGGAGGCAAAAAGCATGGTTATTCCCATGGTCATCATGGTCATCATGGTCATCATg GACATCATGACCATCATCATCATGAAGGTCATCACGGAAAGAAGGGTCATCATGAGAAAGGACACCATCATCATGATCATAAGGGACATAAGGGCCACCACGAtgatcatcaccatcatcaccatcatcatcatcatggCAAAAAGGGCGGTCACGAAGATCATAAGCACTGGGAATTCAAAAAGGgacattaa